The proteins below are encoded in one region of Apium graveolens cultivar Ventura chromosome 4, ASM990537v1, whole genome shotgun sequence:
- the LOC141721835 gene encoding putative protein phosphatase 2C 27 — protein MCLQDTEQVCEGMEKLGCDENPQEWNTQIENWDKSLKKCEDDDENDVLEQITHLGDSFPLEKICEDTVVADKKQNLLSEFIPSLRSGEWSDIGHRSYMEDTHICIADLAKKFGNPFGKEAISFYGVFDGHGGKSAAHFVRDHLPRVIVEDADFPIELEKVVTRSFVETDAAFAKSCSIESALSSGTTALTAMIFGRSLLVANAGDCRAVLSRHGVAVEMSKDHRPCCNFERTRIESLGGFIDDGYLNGQLGVTRALGDWHIQGLKENGAQTGPLSAEPELKLVTLTKEDEFLIIGSDGIWDVFRSQNAVDYVRRRLQEHNDAKLCCKEVVEEAMKRGAIDNLTVVIVCFHPEPPPNMVIQKGRVRRSISAEGLQNLRFHLDG, from the exons ATGTGTTTGCAAGACACAGAGCAAGTTTGTGAAGGAATGGAGAAGCTGGGTTGTGATGAGAATCCCCAGGAATGGAATACCCAGATCGAGAATTGGGATAAAAGCTTGAAAAAATGTGAAgatgatgatgaaaatgatgtTCTTGAGCAGATTACTCATTTGGGTGATTCTTTTCCT CTCGAGAAAATTTGTGAAGATACAGTTGTTGCAGACAAAAAACAAAATTTGTTAAGTGAATTCATTCCCTCCCTTCGTTCTGGTGAATGGTCTGATATTGGTCATCGTTCGTATATGGAGGATACTCACATATGTATTGCAGACCTTGCCAAGAAGTTTGGTAATCCATTTGGAAAGGAAGCTATCTCCTTCTATGGT GTCTTTGATGGTCATGGGGGAAAAAGTGCAGCACATTTTGTCCGAGATCATTTGCCAAGGGTCATTGTCGAGGATGCTGATTTTCCTATTGAACTTGAAAAAGTAGTTACAAGATCATTTGTGGAGACTGATGCTGCCTTTGCTAAGTCATGTTCCATTGAGTCTGCCTTGTCATCTGGAACAACTGCACTTACTGCAATGATATTTGGGAG ATCTTTGCTTGTCGCAAATGCTGGAGATTGCCGGGCAGTCTTATCTAGGCATGGAGTGGCTGTGGAGATGTCAAAAGATCACAGGCCTTGCTGTAACTTTGAAAGGACGAGAATCGAGTCCTTGGGTGGATTTATAGATGATGGCTATTTAAATGGGCAGTTGGGGGTTACTCGAGCATTGGGCGATTGGCATATCCAAGGACTGAAAGAAAATGGCGCCCAAACTGGTCCCCTTAGTGCTGAACCAGAACTTAAATTAGTAACACTTACAAAAGAAGATGAATTCTTGATAATTGGTAGTGATGGAATCTGGGACGTATTTCGTAGCCAAAATGCAGTAGATTATGTCCGCAGGAGACTCCAGGAGCACAACGATGCGAAGCTGTGCTGCAAGGAAGTAGTAGAAGAAGCGATGAAGAGGGGAGCAATCGACAACTTGACGGTTGTAATTGTTTGTTTTCACCCGGAGCCACCTCCTAACATGGTGATTCAAAAAGGTAGAGTCCGGAGGAGCATTTCCGCAGAGGGGCTTCAAAATCTCAGGTTTCATCTTGATGGATAG